From Thalassotalea euphylliae, the proteins below share one genomic window:
- a CDS encoding ABC transporter permease, whose amino-acid sequence MTTLIQKMITSDGEPNWATNALRWLSNHTKAIVLPIIGIAVFLLIWSFAASNIDTSLGKFPGPTAVATQVVNLYEEHNAEREKEVAFYQRQEERNAKRVAKDPDYVPKIRAYTGKETFIDQIGTSLVTVMSGFVLAAVIAIPLGIAIGLSKNLNTAINPIIQIFKPVSPLAWLPLVTMVVSALYVSPEPMFAKSFVNSMITVTLCCLWPMVINTSVGVSAINSDWNNVSRVLRLPSLVHVQKIVLPASIPAIFTGMRLSLGIAWMVLIAAEMLAQNPGLGKFVWDEFQNGSSQSLSRIMTAVFVIGFIGFLLDRGMLQLQRIVSWDKASANR is encoded by the coding sequence ATGACCACCTTAATACAAAAAATGATCACCTCAGATGGCGAACCAAATTGGGCTACAAATGCATTGCGTTGGTTGTCAAATCACACCAAAGCAATTGTTTTACCTATTATTGGCATTGCGGTTTTCCTACTCATCTGGTCATTTGCTGCCAGTAACATTGATACGTCACTTGGCAAGTTTCCCGGCCCAACGGCTGTGGCGACACAGGTGGTTAACTTATATGAAGAGCATAATGCAGAGCGCGAAAAAGAAGTCGCTTTTTATCAACGTCAAGAAGAGCGTAACGCCAAACGCGTCGCCAAAGATCCTGACTATGTGCCCAAGATCAGAGCCTACACAGGTAAAGAAACATTTATTGACCAAATCGGTACAAGTTTAGTCACGGTTATGAGTGGCTTTGTGTTGGCAGCGGTCATCGCGATTCCATTGGGGATTGCGATTGGGTTAAGCAAAAACTTGAATACGGCAATTAACCCAATTATTCAAATCTTTAAGCCTGTTTCGCCATTGGCATGGTTACCGCTGGTGACTATGGTCGTGAGTGCGCTGTATGTGTCACCTGAGCCAATGTTTGCCAAGTCATTTGTTAACTCAATGATCACCGTCACGCTATGTTGTTTGTGGCCGATGGTGATTAACACGTCGGTAGGCGTGTCAGCAATCAACTCAGATTGGAACAACGTTAGTCGTGTCCTGCGTTTACCTAGCCTAGTTCACGTTCAAAAGATCGTGTTACCTGCGTCAATCCCAGCCATTTTCACTGGTATGCGCTTATCACTTGGTATCGCTTGGATGGTATTAATTGCGGCCGAAATGCTGGCGCAAAACCCTGGTCTTGGCAAATTTGTTTGGGACGAATTCCAAAATGGCAGTTCGCAAAGTTTAAGTCGAATCATGACCGCAGTCTTTGTTATTGGTTTTATCGGCTTCTTACTTGACCGCGGCATGTTGCAGCTACAACGCATTGTCTCTTGGGACAAAGCCAGCGCAAACCGTTAA
- a CDS encoding ABC transporter ATP-binding protein gives MSILLDISKIDMVFPTPKGDFTALKEVDLKINKGEFISLIGHSGCGKSTVLNVVAGLYQATKGGVLLNNKEVTEPGPERAVVFQNHSLLPWLTAYQNVELAVKQVFKKKMAAGEMKAWIEHNLKLVHMDHAMHKRPDEISGGMKQRVGIARALAMQPEVLLMDEPFGALDALTRAHMQDSLMEIQDELNNTVIMITHDVDEAVLLSDRIVMMTNGPAATIGEILDVNLPRPRNRLALAQDAEYNRLRSAVLTFLYEKQRKVEPISAKADRSNTTNSKVNAEKHDVA, from the coding sequence ATGAGCATTTTACTAGATATCAGCAAAATCGACATGGTATTTCCAACGCCTAAAGGGGATTTTACCGCGCTAAAAGAAGTGGATTTGAAAATCAACAAAGGTGAATTCATTTCCCTGATTGGCCACTCTGGCTGTGGTAAGTCAACGGTGTTGAACGTGGTTGCTGGTTTGTATCAAGCAACGAAAGGTGGTGTGTTGTTAAACAACAAAGAAGTCACAGAGCCTGGCCCTGAGCGCGCAGTGGTGTTTCAAAACCATTCACTGTTGCCTTGGTTAACTGCCTATCAAAATGTTGAGTTGGCGGTAAAACAAGTGTTCAAAAAGAAAATGGCAGCGGGCGAGATGAAAGCGTGGATCGAACACAACTTAAAATTGGTTCACATGGATCACGCGATGCACAAGCGTCCTGATGAGATCTCTGGTGGTATGAAGCAACGCGTTGGTATTGCTCGTGCGCTAGCCATGCAACCGGAAGTATTATTGATGGATGAGCCATTTGGCGCACTTGACGCATTAACGCGCGCTCATATGCAAGATTCACTGATGGAAATTCAAGATGAACTTAACAACACAGTGATCATGATCACCCACGATGTTGACGAAGCGGTGCTGTTATCTGATCGCATTGTCATGATGACTAACGGCCCCGCGGCAACCATCGGCGAAATTCTGGATGTTAATCTACCAAGGCCACGAAATCGTTTGGCATTGGCACAAGATGCTGAATACAACCGACTTCGCTCCGCTGTATTAACTTTCCTGTATGAAAAACAACGTAAGGTCGAACCGATCAGTGCTAAAGCTGACCGTTCGAATACGACGAACAGCAAAGTCAACGCCGAAAAACATGATGTGGCGTAG
- a CDS encoding alginate export family protein gives MKANKITLSIFAGTAFTAVSPLALSADEAKASIDFRLRYEAVDQDNALRDADALTLRTRLSYKTATYNKFSGFVEFEDSRKVFGVDDYNDTAGNGAGYSVIADPETSELDQAYVQYADQGFTAKVGRQVITLDNHRFVGHVGWRQDRQTFDAASFNYKADKFEATYAYLNQRNRIFAENRDLDSKDHLLNVSYKTPYGKLTGYSYLLEVDEGVDNSLDTYGFRFAGAQKQGDNKLLYTIEFATQESEAAGTEFDADYTLLELGYVIKGITLKGGYEVLGSDDGAYGFSTPLATLHKFNGWADQFLGTPSVGLTDLYLSAAGKAFGGKWSVVYHDYEADDGNAVVDDLGDEINLSYGKSFNKTFSGGVKFAAYSAGDTGSGKVDTDKLWVWVGAKF, from the coding sequence ATGAAAGCTAACAAAATTACTCTCTCAATTTTTGCTGGTACGGCATTTACCGCTGTTTCACCTTTGGCATTAAGTGCTGATGAGGCAAAAGCAAGCATTGATTTTCGTCTGCGCTACGAAGCTGTCGACCAAGACAACGCATTGCGCGATGCCGATGCGCTGACATTGCGTACCCGCCTAAGTTACAAAACAGCAACTTACAACAAGTTTTCTGGCTTTGTTGAGTTTGAAGACTCACGCAAAGTGTTCGGCGTTGATGACTACAACGACACGGCAGGTAATGGTGCAGGCTACTCTGTTATTGCCGACCCAGAAACTTCAGAGCTGGATCAGGCTTATGTGCAATACGCTGACCAAGGCTTTACCGCCAAAGTTGGTCGCCAAGTGATCACCTTAGACAATCATCGCTTTGTTGGCCATGTTGGTTGGCGTCAAGACCGTCAAACCTTTGATGCTGCGTCGTTCAATTACAAAGCCGATAAATTTGAAGCCACTTACGCTTATTTAAATCAGCGCAATCGCATTTTTGCTGAAAATCGCGACCTCGACAGCAAAGACCACTTGTTAAATGTCAGCTACAAAACGCCGTACGGCAAATTAACGGGTTATAGCTACTTGTTAGAGGTTGATGAAGGTGTTGATAACAGTTTAGACACTTACGGTTTCCGCTTTGCCGGTGCGCAAAAGCAAGGGGACAACAAGCTGCTTTACACCATTGAGTTTGCCACCCAAGAATCAGAAGCCGCTGGCACTGAGTTTGATGCCGATTACACCTTGCTAGAGCTGGGTTATGTCATCAAGGGTATTACGCTTAAAGGCGGTTACGAAGTGTTGGGCAGCGACGACGGCGCATATGGCTTCTCAACACCGCTAGCAACACTGCATAAATTCAACGGCTGGGCAGATCAATTTTTGGGGACGCCAAGTGTCGGTTTGACCGACTTATACCTGTCGGCTGCTGGTAAAGCATTTGGCGGTAAATGGTCAGTGGTTTATCACGATTACGAAGCAGACGATGGCAATGCTGTGGTCGATGATCTAGGTGATGAAATTAACCTTTCATACGGCAAAAGCTTCAACAAAACCTTTTCAGGTGGTGTGAAATTCGCTGCCTACTCGGCAGGCGATACAGGCTCAGGCAAAGTCGATACTGACAAGCTTTGGGTCTGGGTTGGTGCAAAATTCTAA
- the nirB gene encoding nitrite reductase large subunit NirB, protein MSNQLNVVVVGNGMVGHHFVEQLANLRASAEQVNITVLSAESRLAYDRVHLSEYFAGKTAQDLALTDEATYQDWQVDFRTNAKVSTIDREQQQVTTEVGETFSYDKLILATGSYPFVPPIPGGDQPHCLVYRTIDDLESIKSSASSSNVGVVIGGGLLGLEAANALKELGLQTHVVEFAPQLMAVQVDAGGGRLLKAKIEELGVQVHTSKATQVIEKGESCRYRLVFADGEVLETDLVLFSAGIRPYDNLGRENDLVLGERGGIVINNQCQTSDENIYAIGECALYDNMIYGLVAPGYSMAKVAAKHVLDSTSEDAFEGADMSTKLKLMGVDVGSIGDAHAKTQGALTYTYENQPEGVYKKIVVSSDKSLLLGAVLVGDTSEYDSLLQYMLNGIELPESPEALILPMAADKPMLGADALPDTATICSCLNVTKGDIVAAVDGGACSVADVKSCTKASTGCGGCAALLKDVVDKELESRGVEVKKDICEHFTYSRRELFDIVKVEKITSFDQLLAKHGHGLGCEICKPTVGSILASVWNDYILESSKVALQDTNDTFLANMQKDGTYSVVPRIPGGEITPDKLITIGEVAKKYNLYTKITGGQRIDLFGARVDQLPDIWQELIDVGLETGHAYGKSVRTVKSCVGSTWCRYGVQDSVGMAIHIENRYKGVRAPHKVKFAVSGCTRECAEAQSKDFGVIATDKGWNLYVCGNGGMKPRHADLFATDLDDETLIKYIDRIFSFYIQTGDRLQRTSVWMENLEGGLEYLQKVIIDDHLGICDELEQHMASIVGKYQCEWKTTLENPESLKRFRQFVNSDKTDNNIQFVTERDQIRPATLAEKKASKNGGNIEIVDLTHNESPNESGKQVVAVMED, encoded by the coding sequence ATGTCTAATCAGCTAAACGTCGTTGTTGTCGGCAACGGCATGGTCGGTCACCACTTTGTTGAGCAGCTTGCCAATTTGCGCGCATCAGCAGAGCAAGTCAACATTACTGTGTTATCGGCTGAAAGTCGCTTGGCATATGATCGCGTGCACTTATCAGAGTACTTTGCTGGGAAAACGGCGCAAGACTTGGCATTGACTGACGAAGCAACGTACCAAGACTGGCAAGTTGATTTTCGCACTAATGCTAAAGTGTCGACGATTGATCGCGAGCAGCAACAGGTGACAACAGAAGTCGGCGAGACGTTTAGCTACGACAAACTCATTCTGGCAACAGGTTCCTATCCTTTTGTGCCACCGATCCCTGGGGGAGATCAACCACATTGCCTTGTTTACCGGACCATAGATGATCTGGAGTCTATCAAGAGTAGTGCAAGTAGCAGTAATGTTGGTGTGGTGATCGGTGGCGGTTTATTAGGCTTGGAAGCGGCAAACGCGCTCAAAGAATTGGGCTTACAAACTCATGTGGTGGAATTTGCACCACAACTGATGGCAGTGCAAGTGGATGCTGGCGGTGGCCGCTTACTTAAAGCGAAAATAGAAGAGCTTGGCGTACAAGTTCACACCTCAAAAGCCACACAAGTGATTGAAAAAGGCGAGTCATGTCGCTACCGCTTAGTATTCGCTGATGGCGAGGTATTGGAAACGGATCTGGTGTTATTCTCCGCAGGTATTCGCCCCTACGACAACCTAGGGCGAGAAAACGACCTTGTGCTTGGCGAGCGCGGCGGCATTGTCATTAACAATCAGTGTCAAACCTCAGATGAAAACATTTACGCGATCGGTGAGTGTGCACTATACGACAACATGATTTACGGCTTAGTGGCACCGGGCTATTCAATGGCGAAAGTGGCCGCTAAGCACGTGCTTGATAGCACATCTGAGGATGCTTTCGAAGGCGCTGACATGAGCACCAAGTTAAAGCTGATGGGCGTTGACGTTGGCTCAATCGGTGATGCGCACGCCAAAACACAAGGCGCATTAACCTATACCTACGAAAATCAGCCAGAAGGTGTGTACAAAAAGATTGTGGTATCAAGTGACAAGTCATTACTGCTAGGTGCTGTACTGGTTGGTGATACCAGTGAATACGATAGCTTACTGCAATATATGCTGAACGGTATTGAACTACCTGAAAGTCCTGAAGCGCTTATTTTACCAATGGCCGCAGACAAACCTATGTTAGGGGCCGACGCGCTGCCGGATACAGCGACCATATGTTCGTGTTTAAACGTTACCAAAGGCGATATTGTTGCCGCTGTGGATGGCGGTGCATGCAGTGTTGCTGACGTCAAATCATGCACCAAAGCGAGCACGGGCTGTGGCGGCTGTGCTGCGCTCCTTAAAGATGTTGTCGACAAAGAATTAGAGAGTCGCGGTGTTGAGGTGAAAAAAGATATTTGCGAACACTTCACCTATTCTCGCCGCGAGCTATTCGACATTGTTAAAGTTGAAAAAATCACTAGCTTTGACCAGCTACTTGCAAAACACGGTCATGGCTTAGGCTGCGAAATTTGTAAGCCAACAGTGGGTTCAATTTTAGCGTCTGTTTGGAACGACTACATCCTTGAAAGTAGCAAGGTAGCGCTGCAAGATACCAACGATACTTTCCTCGCCAATATGCAAAAAGACGGTACTTATTCTGTTGTCCCCCGTATTCCTGGCGGCGAGATCACCCCTGATAAATTAATTACGATCGGCGAAGTCGCCAAAAAGTATAACCTTTATACCAAGATCACCGGTGGCCAGCGTATTGATTTGTTTGGCGCCCGCGTCGATCAACTACCCGATATTTGGCAAGAACTAATCGATGTAGGCTTAGAAACAGGCCACGCCTATGGTAAATCGGTGCGTACAGTTAAATCTTGCGTAGGTAGTACTTGGTGTCGCTATGGTGTGCAAGACAGCGTTGGCATGGCAATACATATCGAGAATCGCTACAAAGGTGTGCGTGCACCGCATAAAGTCAAGTTTGCGGTTTCTGGTTGTACTCGCGAATGTGCCGAAGCACAAAGTAAAGATTTTGGTGTTATCGCCACCGACAAAGGTTGGAATCTCTATGTTTGCGGTAATGGCGGCATGAAACCGCGTCACGCAGATTTATTCGCGACCGATTTAGACGACGAAACACTGATTAAATACATCGATCGCATCTTCAGTTTCTACATTCAAACCGGTGACCGCTTGCAGCGCACTTCGGTGTGGATGGAAAATTTAGAAGGCGGTCTAGAATACCTGCAAAAAGTGATTATTGACGATCACTTGGGCATTTGTGACGAACTTGAACAACACATGGCGAGCATTGTTGGCAAATACCAATGTGAGTGGAAAACCACACTGGAAAATCCAGAGTCGCTGAAGCGATTCAGACAGTTCGTGAATTCAGATAAAACCGACAACAATATTCAATTTGTGACTGAGCGTGATCAAATTCGCCCAGCCACACTGGCAGAGAAAAAGGCTAGTAAAAATGGTGGCAATATCGAGATTGTCGATTTAACCCACAACGAAAGCCCTAACGAATCTGGCAAGCAAGTTGTTGCAGTAATGGAGGACTAA
- the nirD gene encoding nitrite reductase small subunit NirD has product MSQSVNEQTVNKDWVTLCGIHDLVANSGICALVAKPSEQGEQLEKQIAIFSIPDSEEKVFAVDNFDPIGQANVLYRGIVGSNNGEPIVASPLYKQQFSLKTGTCLQEEAEIAAYPTRIQDQAIQVYI; this is encoded by the coding sequence ATGTCGCAATCAGTCAATGAGCAAACAGTAAATAAAGATTGGGTGACCTTGTGCGGTATTCACGACTTAGTGGCTAACTCGGGTATCTGCGCCTTAGTTGCTAAGCCCAGTGAACAGGGTGAGCAACTAGAAAAGCAAATTGCCATTTTTAGTATTCCTGATAGCGAAGAAAAGGTTTTCGCGGTCGATAATTTTGATCCCATCGGCCAAGCGAACGTGCTTTATCGCGGCATTGTTGGCAGTAACAACGGCGAGCCAATCGTGGCATCACCGCTCTACAAACAGCAATTCTCGCTGAAAACAGGTACGTGTTTGCAAGAGGAAGCTGAAATTGCGGCTTACCCAACGCGTATTCAAGACCAAGCGATCCAAGTGTATATCTAG
- a CDS encoding nitrate reductase, protein MIGDLNVKSAACSNEQALYPLHYPPIAADALVQSTCAYCGVGCGVDISVTEGQATSLEGSPEHPANFGRLCVKGTHLLDTVDVTNRLLAPEVAGQQVSWQTAIAQVADKFSETIEKYGKDAVAFYVSGQLLTEDYYVANKLMKGYIGSANIDTNSRLCMSSAVSAYKRAFGEDVVPCDYQDLEQTDLMVLIGSNAAWTHPVLFQRMQRAKQINPACKLVVVDPRRTATAESADLHLAITPGSDAALYNGLLNYLAERSALDHDYIAAHTQGFEETIAQASAWGLTQVSEFCGVTKAELLSFYQYFEQANKAISMYSMGINQSTSGVDKCHAIINVHLATGKIAKAGAGPFSITGQPNAMGGREVGGLANQLAAHMDIENPAHRDLVQTFWQSPHMPTKQGAKAVDMIEQMLTGKIKAVWVMGTNPLVSLPDHNQVAKAFEQCDFVVVSDCVTDNDTLAYADVKLPATPWLEKNGTVTNSERRISRQRSAVKPTGEAKHDWDIMSLVAQKMGFSGFAYQHPYQVFTEFAALSGYQNAGASKRVFDMSGLAPLSLTEYEQLQPVQWPIPMASSRPSQAAGASQIAIVSQIAITSQNKSTRVFANGEYATANGKANFFPVTPKLPEQKASKAFPLVLNSGRFRDQWHTMTRTGVAPALTQHLAKPFLSVNPVDASKYGLSDHQIAKVSSAKGELYVPVQVSDAVAVGECFMPIHWNQEFCGSATVSSLYDAAVDPISGQPELKHTGIAITAAKFEQYIDCYVSQALAEDIESQSGKRLVKSIAQHSAYWLKTKQPNSWHYQLATKTDQALTMARCQQLFPCQGEWLSFTDNDSQLSHIVCLKNGAVMFAAYFATAFTAASAESDFGNAKKWVDDLFAEESLSFTQVQALLSKTAPAAADESRKVCSCFNVTENSIREAVQAGADSVTALGKKLKCGTNCGSCKPELQTIINTCQSQLIDIKEVASA, encoded by the coding sequence ATGATTGGCGACTTAAATGTTAAATCTGCCGCTTGCTCTAATGAGCAGGCTCTCTATCCGCTTCATTATCCGCCAATAGCTGCCGATGCTTTAGTGCAAAGTACTTGTGCTTATTGCGGTGTAGGTTGTGGTGTGGATATTTCGGTAACAGAAGGGCAGGCGACTAGCTTAGAGGGTTCGCCTGAACACCCTGCAAATTTTGGTCGCTTGTGTGTTAAAGGCACTCATTTATTAGATACCGTTGATGTTACGAATCGACTCTTAGCGCCTGAGGTGGCTGGTCAACAAGTCTCATGGCAAACAGCGATTGCTCAAGTGGCAGATAAATTTAGCGAAACCATCGAAAAATACGGCAAAGATGCGGTTGCCTTTTATGTGTCAGGGCAATTACTTACGGAAGACTACTACGTTGCCAACAAGCTGATGAAAGGCTATATCGGTAGCGCTAATATCGATACCAACTCACGTCTTTGCATGTCGTCAGCGGTCTCAGCTTATAAACGAGCGTTTGGCGAAGATGTCGTCCCTTGTGATTATCAAGACTTAGAACAAACCGATCTTATGGTGTTAATTGGCTCTAACGCTGCGTGGACACATCCTGTGCTGTTCCAACGAATGCAGCGCGCCAAGCAAATTAACCCCGCGTGTAAATTGGTCGTGGTTGACCCTCGTCGCACCGCTACCGCTGAAAGTGCTGATTTACATTTGGCCATTACTCCGGGCTCTGATGCCGCGCTATACAATGGTTTATTAAACTATTTGGCTGAGCGGAGCGCACTAGATCACGACTATATTGCAGCACATACGCAAGGGTTTGAAGAGACAATAGCTCAAGCATCGGCTTGGGGCTTAACGCAAGTTAGTGAATTTTGTGGGGTAACTAAAGCTGAGTTACTCAGTTTCTATCAATACTTTGAACAGGCTAACAAGGCGATTTCCATGTATTCAATGGGGATCAATCAGTCAACTTCTGGTGTTGATAAGTGTCATGCCATTATTAATGTGCATTTAGCCACGGGTAAAATTGCAAAGGCAGGTGCCGGGCCGTTTTCTATCACAGGTCAACCCAACGCTATGGGCGGTAGAGAAGTAGGGGGCTTAGCTAACCAACTGGCTGCGCATATGGATATTGAAAATCCTGCGCATCGCGATTTAGTGCAAACGTTTTGGCAGTCTCCTCATATGCCCACCAAGCAAGGCGCGAAAGCTGTCGATATGATCGAACAAATGCTGACGGGAAAAATTAAAGCGGTTTGGGTGATGGGTACAAACCCACTGGTCAGTTTGCCTGATCACAACCAAGTGGCAAAAGCGTTTGAGCAATGTGACTTTGTCGTTGTTTCAGACTGCGTTACAGATAATGACACCCTCGCTTATGCTGATGTTAAATTACCAGCAACGCCATGGCTTGAGAAAAATGGCACCGTGACGAATTCTGAGCGCCGTATTTCGCGTCAACGTAGCGCTGTTAAACCAACAGGCGAAGCCAAGCATGATTGGGACATTATGTCGCTAGTCGCACAAAAAATGGGCTTTAGTGGCTTTGCCTATCAACACCCTTATCAAGTTTTCACTGAATTTGCCGCTTTGTCTGGCTATCAAAATGCTGGGGCGTCTAAACGCGTTTTCGATATGTCGGGCTTGGCGCCACTATCACTGACGGAATATGAGCAGTTGCAGCCAGTGCAGTGGCCTATTCCCATGGCGTCATCAAGACCGAGTCAAGCAGCTGGAGCATCCCAAATTGCGATTGTCTCTCAAATTGCTATTACCTCTCAAAATAAAAGTACTCGCGTGTTTGCTAATGGGGAATATGCAACGGCAAATGGCAAAGCAAATTTTTTCCCAGTAACGCCGAAATTACCTGAACAAAAAGCAAGCAAAGCGTTTCCGTTAGTGCTTAACAGTGGGCGTTTTCGCGATCAATGGCATACCATGACACGAACTGGCGTTGCTCCTGCACTGACGCAACATTTGGCCAAACCTTTTCTTAGTGTCAACCCTGTTGATGCCTCAAAATATGGTTTAAGTGATCATCAAATTGCAAAAGTAAGCTCAGCAAAAGGTGAGTTATACGTGCCCGTGCAAGTGAGCGATGCAGTTGCTGTTGGTGAGTGCTTTATGCCAATTCATTGGAACCAAGAGTTCTGTGGCAGTGCAACCGTGTCAAGTTTATACGATGCGGCTGTTGATCCTATTTCAGGCCAACCAGAGCTTAAACACACCGGTATCGCCATCACCGCAGCCAAGTTTGAGCAATACATTGATTGTTATGTCAGCCAAGCACTTGCAGAGGACATTGAAAGCCAATCAGGCAAAAGGCTCGTGAAAAGTATTGCACAGCACTCAGCGTATTGGTTGAAAACAAAACAGCCGAATAGCTGGCACTACCAATTAGCAACAAAAACTGACCAAGCGTTAACGATGGCGAGGTGCCAACAGTTGTTTCCCTGTCAGGGTGAATGGCTAAGTTTTACTGATAATGACAGTCAGCTATCTCATATTGTTTGCTTGAAAAATGGCGCCGTGATGTTCGCCGCTTATTTTGCGACTGCTTTTACTGCTGCTTCTGCCGAGAGCGACTTTGGTAACGCCAAAAAATGGGTTGACGACTTGTTTGCAGAGGAGTCGCTGTCATTCACCCAAGTACAAGCTTTACTATCAAAAACTGCACCAGCGGCCGCAGATGAGAGCCGTAAAGTCTGTAGTTGCTT